In Gemmatimonas sp. UBA7669, a single genomic region encodes these proteins:
- a CDS encoding pyridoxal phosphate-dependent aminotransferase, which translates to MSALSRRAWLRTTGLGLGATAALPGLLPAADMARVLGNVSYPDMLAQLERDATTARRAAGPIRLSFNENPFGMSPKAKDALMGSWAQHTWYMPPIRQEIRRTFAQHVGVPEDHVLVTQGSSEVLGILAMAYALEGGEIVAPWPTFEDLPRWGETLRATVHKVPLDQHLDHDLYTMDAKIGSGTKLVFVCNPNNPTSNLADDKALREFVSNVARRTPVIVDEAYFDFVDAPGYKSMVDLVLKGEQVIVSRTASKIHGLAGLRVGFAVARPDIIARLQQYVTGDANVFGLHAANASLLDVEYQTFVKQKNAEGRKLLLDTLARLGKKAAPSQTNFVFFQSGKPVQQLQRHFEGKGFLIGRAFPPYTDWCRVSIGTPDEMRQFVAELPAALA; encoded by the coding sequence ATGTCCGCACTCTCCCGCCGCGCGTGGCTGCGCACCACCGGTCTCGGTCTAGGCGCCACCGCCGCTTTGCCCGGGTTGCTGCCCGCCGCCGACATGGCGCGGGTGCTGGGGAACGTGTCCTACCCGGACATGCTGGCGCAGCTCGAGCGCGATGCCACCACGGCGCGTCGCGCCGCGGGCCCCATTCGCCTCTCGTTCAACGAGAACCCCTTCGGCATGTCACCCAAGGCCAAGGACGCGCTCATGGGCTCCTGGGCGCAGCACACCTGGTACATGCCACCCATTCGTCAGGAGATTCGCCGCACGTTCGCGCAGCATGTGGGGGTGCCCGAGGATCATGTGCTGGTCACGCAGGGCTCGAGCGAGGTGCTGGGTATTCTGGCCATGGCCTATGCGCTCGAAGGCGGCGAGATCGTGGCGCCCTGGCCCACGTTCGAAGACCTGCCGCGCTGGGGCGAGACACTGCGCGCCACCGTGCACAAGGTACCGCTCGATCAGCATCTCGATCACGATCTCTACACGATGGACGCGAAGATCGGCAGCGGCACGAAACTCGTGTTTGTGTGCAATCCCAACAACCCCACGTCAAACCTTGCCGACGACAAGGCCTTGCGTGAGTTCGTGTCCAATGTGGCGCGGCGCACACCGGTCATCGTGGACGAAGCCTACTTCGACTTCGTTGATGCGCCGGGATACAAGAGCATGGTGGATCTGGTGCTCAAGGGCGAACAGGTGATCGTGTCGCGCACCGCCAGCAAGATTCACGGCCTGGCAGGACTGCGTGTGGGGTTTGCCGTCGCGCGTCCTGACATCATTGCGCGTCTGCAGCAGTACGTCACCGGCGACGCGAACGTGTTTGGCCTGCACGCCGCCAACGCGTCCCTGCTCGACGTGGAGTATCAGACGTTTGTGAAGCAGAAGAACGCCGAGGGACGCAAGCTGCTGCTCGACACGCTGGCGCGACTGGGCAAGAAGGCGGCGCCGTCGCAAACCAACTTCGTGTTCTTCCAGAGTGGCAAGCCGGTGCAGCAACTCCAGCGTCACTTCGAGGGCAAGGGCTTTCTCATTGGACGCGCGTTTCCGCCGTACACGGACTGGTGCCGTGTTTCCATCGGGACGCCAGACGAGATGCGACAGTTCGTGGCCGAGTTGCCGGCGGCATTGGCGTAA
- a CDS encoding lysylphosphatidylglycerol synthase transmembrane domain-containing protein codes for MTSGRWLLTLLSFALMLGASAWVVWPHWPADGMPWLAWPVHAVALATVTAELLTRAFKIQASARACGIALRFITALRVCLAGDFAAAITPARSGAEPARYLVLAESGTGPAERVLVLFLELFLEMWSLLLVCSALAVVFHGRGASAAGLAALVGGYSSLVLTLGAVGWVLSQHHARGPVPDWAVRLRVSPGGWRAVQRLLRGLRRSVLALRHAHPGHMALALGGSVLHVLGKVATLPLLVFLSAPDFPVTLENLAPLVLWPLALFYGGVVVPAPGGGGFIEGAFATVLRDAIPSAVFVSSLLWWRFYTFYLYVLVGGLTAGSVVVRSLKSGHNQDS; via the coding sequence ATGACTTCTGGCCGCTGGCTGCTGACGCTGCTTTCGTTTGCCCTGATGCTGGGCGCGTCGGCCTGGGTGGTGTGGCCCCACTGGCCAGCGGACGGCATGCCGTGGCTGGCCTGGCCGGTGCACGCGGTGGCCTTGGCAACAGTCACCGCGGAACTGCTGACTCGCGCGTTCAAGATCCAGGCTTCGGCCCGCGCCTGCGGAATCGCGCTGCGTTTCATCACCGCGCTCCGGGTGTGTCTGGCGGGTGATTTTGCCGCCGCCATTACGCCAGCGCGATCGGGTGCGGAGCCGGCCCGCTATCTGGTGCTCGCGGAAAGCGGCACGGGTCCGGCCGAGCGGGTGCTGGTGCTCTTTCTCGAACTCTTTCTCGAGATGTGGAGTTTGCTGCTGGTATGCTCGGCGCTCGCGGTCGTGTTTCACGGCCGCGGGGCGTCGGCGGCTGGCCTGGCTGCGTTGGTGGGTGGCTACAGCTCGCTGGTATTGACGCTGGGCGCGGTGGGTTGGGTACTGTCACAACACCACGCGCGCGGACCGGTACCGGACTGGGCGGTGAGACTGCGGGTGTCGCCCGGCGGCTGGCGCGCGGTGCAGCGGCTGCTTCGTGGGCTGCGCCGTTCGGTGTTGGCCCTCCGGCACGCGCATCCTGGGCACATGGCGTTGGCCCTGGGTGGGTCGGTGCTGCACGTGCTGGGCAAGGTGGCCACGCTGCCGCTTCTGGTGTTCCTGTCGGCGCCGGACTTTCCGGTCACGCTCGAGAACCTGGCGCCGCTGGTGCTTTGGCCCTTGGCGCTGTTTTACGGCGGGGTGGTGGTACCGGCTCCGGGCGGTGGTGGATTCATCGAGGGGGCCTTTGCGACGGTTTTGCGGGACGCCATTCCATCGGCCGTGTTTGTGTCGTCGCTGCTCTGGTG